In Paenibacillus guangzhouensis, a single window of DNA contains:
- a CDS encoding S41 family peptidase, whose amino-acid sequence MNFIQDMLDSLQWLTVWEMILGALNLFVLLRYALPLLKNNRLYDFIPSIGVIISVMSLLSGDTSILALLFYSSTAILFLCTVRSIFKPVLKPMSPRFRTVMVIVCVLSTLPSLFALNIAGEVRYNPVSDLSQMSYSQAFLAMNKRLSAEYPFGDWKKIDWEAIRNKYEPLFLQAEIKQDPNLYYKTLRDYLFSFRDGHIKIENENLYDNSAFKKEVGSGFGISAVQLDNGKVLVSLLLTGSPADKSGIKLGAEILSWDGNDVQKALTQTSWSENPSATEGDRIHNQGRFLARAPIGTVIRVEYRNQDDQAIKTATLTAYDDQYETLKKTKVKLKKEDLPVEGEILGQEYGYVKIRYFLPGATQSDPAQALEDKLKEFQEAHVKGTIIDLRDNPGGDDDLVTRIAGHFVNEKKLYEYVSYYNRITGRFEINYAETRTVHPAQIYYPGKIAILINQNTASSGEGLPLFLKGMPNVKIVGFTSTNGSFGIVSAPIKMKMPGGYVVQFPDGRSLNQDKTIQGDSDERGQGGATPDIMVPMNEQTFKMKVIEGQDVELNYALASFHG is encoded by the coding sequence ATGAACTTTATTCAAGATATGTTGGATTCATTACAATGGTTGACAGTCTGGGAAATGATTTTAGGTGCGCTAAACTTGTTCGTCTTACTACGGTATGCGTTGCCCCTTCTCAAAAATAATCGGTTGTATGATTTTATTCCGAGCATCGGTGTCATCATTTCGGTTATGAGCCTGCTCAGCGGCGATACCTCTATATTGGCGCTATTGTTTTACTCCTCTACGGCCATCCTTTTCTTATGCACCGTTAGAAGCATCTTTAAACCGGTCCTTAAGCCGATGTCACCGAGATTTCGGACCGTCATGGTTATCGTATGTGTTCTGAGTACCCTGCCTTCGCTATTCGCATTGAACATTGCAGGTGAAGTTCGATACAATCCAGTGAGCGATTTAAGCCAAATGAGCTATTCCCAAGCCTTCCTCGCGATGAACAAAAGGTTGTCTGCCGAATATCCTTTTGGAGACTGGAAAAAAATCGATTGGGAAGCCATTAGAAATAAATATGAACCTCTATTCCTCCAAGCGGAAATCAAGCAAGATCCGAATCTTTACTATAAAACATTAAGAGATTACCTCTTTTCTTTCCGTGACGGTCATATCAAAATCGAGAACGAAAATCTGTACGATAATTCCGCATTTAAGAAGGAGGTAGGCAGCGGATTCGGTATTAGCGCCGTGCAACTGGATAACGGCAAGGTGTTGGTTAGTCTGCTGTTAACAGGCAGCCCGGCCGACAAAAGCGGAATCAAGCTCGGAGCCGAAATCTTATCGTGGGATGGGAACGACGTTCAGAAAGCATTGACCCAAACGTCCTGGAGCGAGAACCCGTCGGCAACCGAAGGAGATCGGATTCATAACCAAGGGCGTTTCTTGGCAAGAGCTCCGATCGGTACAGTAATCCGAGTCGAATATCGGAATCAAGACGATCAGGCGATAAAGACTGCGACACTTACAGCCTACGACGATCAGTATGAGACCTTGAAGAAGACGAAGGTAAAGCTGAAGAAAGAAGATCTTCCTGTAGAAGGTGAGATCCTTGGGCAGGAATACGGGTACGTGAAAATCAGATATTTCCTTCCTGGAGCTACGCAATCCGATCCCGCGCAAGCGCTGGAAGACAAATTAAAAGAGTTTCAAGAGGCACACGTCAAGGGAACCATCATCGATCTACGGGATAATCCGGGTGGAGACGATGACCTCGTGACTCGGATAGCGGGACATTTCGTGAACGAGAAAAAGCTATATGAATACGTCAGTTACTACAATCGGATCACGGGACGTTTCGAAATCAACTATGCCGAAACCAGAACCGTTCATCCTGCGCAGATCTACTATCCCGGGAAAATCGCCATCCTCATTAATCAAAACACTGCGAGTTCGGGGGAAGGCTTACCTTTATTCTTAAAAGGAATGCCCAATGTGAAGATTGTTGGCTTTACATCTACCAACGGCTCGTTCGGGATCGTGTCCGCTCCTATAAAAATGAAAATGCCGGGGGGATATGTCGTGCAGTTTCCGGATGGTAGGTCCCTTAATCAAGACAAAACGATTCAAGGCGATAGCGATGAACGCGGCCAAGGCGGTGCGACTCCTGACATTATGGTACCCATGAATGAGCAAACGTTTAAGATGAAGGTTATTGAAGGGCAGGATGTGGAATTGAATTATGCGTTAGCTTCATTCCATGGCTAG
- a CDS encoding phytanoyl-CoA dioxygenase family protein, with protein MAGSSGLTEDQVQSYKEMGYALYRKPLFDQDKMRRLTDIFEEQWAMVGRKLNSELDTPHFRDERLLEFLLADEVLDLVEPIIGPNIGLWSSHFIAKEPLTGKQTPWHEDSAYWKGRLSRYDKIVTVWLAIDRSNKENGCMRVIPGTHQNGFSEYESVDEGQNIFSTEIKRSKIDESKAVYFELNPGECSLHDSRIIHGAPANSSPYRRCGYTMRYFSTEAKVIPESNQGFKVWLARGKDLAGSTFVNA; from the coding sequence ATGGCAGGAAGCTCGGGACTTACAGAAGATCAGGTTCAAAGTTACAAAGAAATGGGATATGCGCTGTATCGGAAACCATTATTCGATCAGGACAAAATGCGAAGATTAACGGATATTTTCGAGGAACAATGGGCGATGGTCGGCCGAAAATTGAACAGCGAGTTAGATACGCCGCATTTCCGAGACGAAAGGTTGCTTGAGTTCCTGCTGGCTGACGAGGTACTTGATCTGGTAGAGCCAATCATCGGGCCGAATATTGGTCTGTGGTCCAGCCACTTTATCGCCAAGGAGCCTCTGACCGGCAAACAAACGCCATGGCATGAGGATTCAGCATACTGGAAGGGACGATTGTCGCGATACGACAAGATTGTGACAGTATGGTTGGCCATCGACAGAAGCAATAAAGAGAATGGCTGCATGCGAGTCATTCCGGGTACGCATCAGAACGGATTTTCAGAATACGAGAGCGTGGACGAGGGGCAGAATATTTTCTCAACAGAAATCAAAAGAAGCAAGATCGACGAATCAAAAGCCGTGTACTTCGAGCTTAATCCAGGCGAATGCTCTCTTCATGACTCCCGGATCATTCACGGGGCTCCGGCGAACTCGAGCCCGTATCGTCGATGCGGCTATACGATGAGATATTTCTCCACGGAAGCTAAGGTGATCCCAGAGAGTAACCAAGGATTCAAGGTGTGGCTTGCACGAGGGAAAGATTTGGCCGGCAGCACGTTTGTGAATGCTTAA
- a CDS encoding AraC family transcriptional regulator, with amino-acid sequence MKYQYPPERLLNDQYMDSLTSFRMYQHTLNVTIDTHWHQFFELGLVASGNGIHEINGIPHRIERGHAFLLTPTDFHRIVPDPGQTVQLYNLIFTERMISDELTDKLFECHKNLARSFESEEYEDAEREFERILRESSVWREHSGIIVKGCIERLLIDLSRGCLEKTEQRGIDISVHPSIRKAIVYLQNHFREPILMEEVARLSGLSANYFSESFSKQTGITFQAYVRDLRLQFAKSLIRATGLPITEICYASGFNTLAYFERAFKTRYQMSPRNMRHHSGTV; translated from the coding sequence GTGAAATATCAATACCCGCCCGAACGACTATTAAACGATCAGTACATGGATTCCCTGACTTCTTTCCGAATGTATCAGCATACGCTGAATGTAACGATCGATACGCACTGGCATCAATTTTTTGAACTGGGGCTCGTGGCATCGGGGAATGGCATTCACGAGATTAACGGGATCCCGCATCGTATCGAGAGAGGACACGCTTTCCTTCTCACGCCCACCGATTTTCATCGGATCGTTCCTGATCCTGGACAGACGGTACAATTATACAATCTAATTTTTACCGAAAGAATGATTTCGGATGAACTTACGGACAAGTTATTCGAATGCCATAAGAACTTAGCTCGATCGTTCGAATCCGAGGAATATGAGGATGCAGAACGAGAATTCGAGCGAATACTACGCGAGTCGTCAGTGTGGCGAGAGCATAGTGGAATCATCGTTAAAGGTTGCATCGAGCGGCTCTTGATTGATCTCTCAAGGGGCTGTTTGGAAAAGACCGAGCAGCGAGGAATAGACATATCGGTTCATCCGTCAATCCGCAAGGCGATCGTCTATTTGCAGAACCATTTCCGTGAACCCATTCTTATGGAAGAAGTTGCTCGCTTGTCCGGTTTGTCGGCCAATTATTTCAGCGAAAGCTTCAGCAAGCAAACAGGGATCACTTTCCAGGCCTATGTACGTGACTTGAGGTTGCAATTTGCAAAGTCGCTGATCCGTGCTACGGGGCTCCCGATCACAGAAATATGTTATGCGTCCGGTTTCAACACGTTGGCTTACTTTGAAAGAGCATTTAAGACCCGTTATCAGATGTCTCCACGTAACATGCGCCATCACTCCGGAACAGTATAA
- a CDS encoding DUF1259 domain-containing protein: protein MRSSTSLCDQFSRIIGGQAGFAGGKCVSTINRNRIKATILGKRFRVTSSFSFESLNARTGRALCLGRAAFLEKEVDPFIAAIRGQGIKVSSVHNEWLFDRPRLIYVNIEAVDKPLAFARKVKRALDAAHS from the coding sequence ATGCGGAGCAGCACATCGCTTTGCGATCAATTTTCGAGAATTATCGGGGGGCAAGCTGGTTTTGCCGGTGGAAAATGTGTCTCGACCATTAATCGCAATCGAATCAAAGCAACCATTTTAGGGAAGAGATTTCGCGTCACATCCTCTTTTTCATTCGAATCGTTAAATGCAAGAACGGGCAGAGCGCTTTGTTTGGGAAGAGCGGCATTTTTAGAGAAAGAAGTCGATCCGTTCATCGCGGCCATTCGCGGTCAAGGTATCAAAGTGTCGTCCGTTCATAACGAATGGCTATTCGATCGTCCCCGCTTAATTTATGTCAACATCGAAGCTGTAGACAAACCACTCGCGTTCGCACGGAAGGTGAAACGGGCGCTGGATGCAGCACATTCATGA
- a CDS encoding cupin domain-containing protein has protein sequence MYTRTYGYYSWHPPMPGNRHHNPWVNPSHPPYYPWTCNQNTCDRAIVLRDYGPYPLVVNMDQAAKQNNNYRTALWTGKHLQVTLMSINPGDDIGLEVHPHTDQFIRIEEGQGLVMMGDHKDRLDFHQNAYDGYAIMVPAGKWHNVINTGHQPLKVYAIYAPPEHPFGTIHETKAAAMASEHA, from the coding sequence ATGTACACTAGAACATACGGTTACTATTCATGGCATCCTCCAATGCCCGGCAACCGACATCACAATCCGTGGGTCAATCCGTCGCATCCCCCCTATTATCCTTGGACTTGCAACCAGAATACGTGTGATAGAGCCATCGTGTTGCGAGATTATGGACCTTATCCGCTCGTCGTGAATATGGATCAAGCAGCCAAGCAGAACAATAACTACCGTACCGCATTATGGACTGGGAAACACCTGCAAGTAACGTTAATGAGTATCAATCCGGGTGACGACATCGGGCTCGAAGTCCATCCACATACCGACCAATTCATACGCATTGAAGAGGGTCAAGGACTCGTCATGATGGGAGATCACAAAGATCGGCTAGATTTTCATCAAAATGCCTATGACGGTTATGCCATCATGGTCCCAGCCGGGAAATGGCACAATGTCATCAATACCGGACATCAACCGCTTAAGGTATACGCGATTTACGCGCCGCCTGAGCATCCGTTCGGAACCATTCATGAGACCAAAGCGGCGGCCATGGCCTCAGAACACGCGTAG
- a CDS encoding beta-ketoacyl-ACP synthase III: protein MNSVYITSIGKFLPGSPVSNEEIEDYLGKIGGKSSKTKRIILEKNQIRARYYAMDKEQKSLYTNAEMAALAIRDALERNEDVSAHDIGFLATGTTRADLLLPGFASMVHAEADLPVMEVSSHAGLCASGMQAMKTAYLQVKSGEHEAAIACASEFLSREFKHTKFEAQSIYSDSRVPFDTDFLRFMLSDGSGAAILQHTPASKELSLRIEWIDNKSYANQYDVCMYSGMSKEDGIPSWLDYASIHEAADRGALNLKQDVRLVNEITTVGSNRFLELVKEGRIDPDAIDWMVCHYSSHFFKEEIFRLLEAGGVTIPNEKWFTNLYTKGNTAAASIYIMLEELLNEGHLSEGQQVMCIVPESGRFQTSIMMLTVVGPA, encoded by the coding sequence ATGAATTCAGTCTACATTACAAGTATCGGCAAGTTTCTACCCGGCTCCCCTGTCAGCAACGAAGAGATTGAAGATTATCTTGGCAAAATTGGCGGCAAATCTTCCAAAACCAAGCGCATTATTCTCGAGAAGAATCAAATTCGCGCTCGCTATTATGCGATGGATAAAGAGCAAAAAAGCCTGTACACGAATGCAGAGATGGCAGCGCTCGCCATCCGCGACGCACTGGAGCGAAACGAAGATGTCTCCGCCCATGATATCGGATTCCTGGCGACAGGCACGACGAGAGCCGACTTACTCCTCCCCGGCTTCGCCAGCATGGTGCATGCGGAAGCCGATCTGCCGGTGATGGAAGTCTCTTCGCATGCAGGCTTGTGTGCGAGCGGTATGCAGGCGATGAAAACCGCTTATCTCCAAGTGAAGTCGGGAGAGCATGAAGCAGCGATTGCTTGTGCCAGTGAATTCCTGAGCCGTGAATTTAAACATACGAAATTCGAAGCACAGAGCATCTATAGCGACAGCCGAGTACCATTTGATACAGACTTCCTGCGCTTTATGTTGTCGGATGGCTCAGGTGCTGCCATTCTGCAGCATACGCCTGCATCCAAAGAGCTCTCGCTTCGCATTGAATGGATCGATAACAAATCCTATGCGAATCAATACGATGTCTGCATGTATTCCGGTATGAGCAAAGAGGATGGCATTCCTTCATGGCTCGATTACGCCTCGATCCATGAAGCAGCAGACCGCGGTGCGCTGAACCTGAAGCAAGATGTAAGACTGGTCAACGAGATTACGACGGTCGGATCGAATCGGTTCTTGGAGCTTGTGAAGGAAGGTCGGATTGACCCGGACGCGATAGATTGGATGGTCTGCCATTATTCTTCGCACTTTTTCAAGGAAGAAATTTTCCGCTTGTTAGAGGCTGGCGGGGTGACGATTCCGAATGAGAAGTGGTTCACGAATTTATATACGAAGGGGAATACAGCCGCAGCTTCGATCTATATCATGCTGGAAGAGCTGCTCAACGAAGGCCATCTCTCAGAAGGCCAACAAGTGATGTGCATCGTGCCCGAGAGCGGTCGATTTCAGACCTCCATCATGATGTTAACCGTCGTAGGCCCTGCATAA
- the scfB gene encoding thioether cross-link-forming SCIFF peptide maturase has translation MIHQYQLNGYNIVLDTYSGSVHVVDDLAYDVIALYEQTSPDEILSFMLEKYEYDPAITEESIRGTIAEVEELKSQGQLFTQDPYEDLSIDLKNRKTYVKALCLNVAHTCNLSCDYCFASQGKYNGDRALMSYEVGQKAIDYLLEHSGHHRNLDIDFFGGEPLMAWTVVKQIVAYARSKEKEYKKKFRFTFTTNGMLLNDEVTEFLNQEMYNVVLSLDGRKEVHDRLRTTVTGKGSYDHIVPKFQEFIRKRGDQEYYVRGTYTRNNVDFTNDIFHIADLGFDKISMEPVICDPREPYALTEEDLPEIYNQYEILAKEMIDRDEQGRGFTFYHYMLDLSEGPCIQKRITGCGSGTEYLAVTPWGELFPCHQFVGDEAYSMGNLWDGITRPELQGQFKESNCYSKPECKDCWAKLYCSGGCPANALHATGSINGIYDFSCDIFRKRIECSMMAKVAESMRAMENHG, from the coding sequence ATGATTCATCAATATCAACTTAACGGATATAACATCGTGCTCGATACCTATAGCGGCTCGGTGCATGTGGTCGACGACTTGGCGTATGATGTCATTGCGTTGTATGAGCAAACGTCCCCGGACGAGATCTTATCCTTCATGCTGGAGAAATATGAATATGATCCGGCCATTACTGAAGAGAGCATTCGAGGCACCATTGCGGAGGTTGAGGAGCTGAAAAGCCAGGGGCAGCTATTCACCCAGGATCCGTATGAGGATCTCTCCATCGATCTGAAAAATCGTAAGACGTATGTGAAGGCACTCTGTCTTAATGTCGCGCATACTTGTAATTTGTCTTGCGATTATTGCTTCGCAAGCCAAGGGAAGTACAACGGCGACCGCGCGCTTATGAGCTATGAGGTTGGACAGAAAGCGATCGATTACCTGCTGGAACATTCGGGTCATCATCGCAACCTTGATATTGACTTCTTCGGTGGGGAACCGCTGATGGCTTGGACGGTGGTCAAGCAGATCGTGGCTTATGCAAGAAGCAAGGAGAAGGAATACAAGAAAAAATTCCGCTTTACCTTCACGACGAACGGCATGCTGCTGAATGATGAGGTTACTGAATTCTTAAATCAGGAAATGTACAATGTTGTATTAAGCTTGGACGGCAGAAAAGAGGTTCACGACCGACTCCGCACAACTGTGACCGGAAAAGGAAGCTATGATCATATCGTTCCGAAGTTCCAAGAATTCATCCGGAAACGCGGCGACCAAGAATATTATGTAAGAGGAACCTATACACGCAACAATGTCGATTTCACGAATGACATTTTCCATATCGCAGACCTTGGATTCGATAAAATCTCGATGGAGCCAGTCATTTGTGACCCGCGGGAGCCATATGCACTTACCGAGGAAGATCTCCCGGAGATTTACAATCAATACGAGATTCTCGCCAAGGAAATGATCGATCGGGACGAACAAGGTAGAGGGTTTACTTTCTATCATTACATGCTGGACCTCTCCGAAGGCCCTTGCATCCAGAAGCGCATCACCGGCTGCGGCTCAGGCACAGAATATCTCGCGGTCACGCCGTGGGGCGAGCTATTCCCTTGTCACCAGTTCGTAGGGGATGAAGCCTACAGCATGGGGAATCTCTGGGACGGGATCACACGGCCTGAGTTGCAGGGCCAATTCAAAGAGAGCAACTGCTATTCGAAGCCGGAATGCAAGGATTGCTGGGCCAAGTTGTACTGCAGTGGCGGCTGTCCGGCCAATGCCCTGCACGCGACGGGTTCCATCAACGGTATCTATGACTTCAGCTGCGACATCTTCCGCAAGCGAATCGAGTGCTCCATGATGGCGAAGGTTGCTGAGTCGATGCGAGCGATGGAGAATCACGGTTAG
- the scfA gene encoding six-cysteine ranthipeptide SCIFF, producing the protein MKRIVTLSTRTLMDTAKHGGCGACQTSCQSACKTSCGVANQRCENAMNK; encoded by the coding sequence ATGAAAAGAATCGTAACACTAAGCACACGTACACTGATGGATACGGCTAAGCACGGCGGATGCGGGGCATGCCAGACATCTTGCCAGTCGGCTTGCAAGACGTCCTGCGGCGTTGCGAACCAGCGTTGTGAGAACGCAATGAACAAATAG
- a CDS encoding formylglycine-generating enzyme family protein → MSNEIKHHVDYPMVHIPGGNVALRDDRIKKTWRSEIKPFLLAPYPVTIEQYLAVTGQPASVTAEDLTPVVNISWHEAIAYCNQLSQQAGLLPCYSVSSDGEHVTWHEEANGYRLPTEAEWQYACKAGTTAYQYGELHEIAWYHDNSEGRRHNVGQKAPNAWGLYDMLGNVWEWCYDLYDTEVYGTYRIFRGGSWAEEARGCGSTCRRRSHPTLRIDDLGFRLARSI, encoded by the coding sequence GTGTCCAATGAAATCAAGCATCACGTGGACTACCCGATGGTGCACATTCCTGGGGGAAACGTTGCATTGCGAGACGATCGCATCAAGAAAACATGGAGATCGGAGATCAAACCGTTTCTTCTCGCCCCCTATCCTGTCACGATAGAACAATATCTTGCCGTCACAGGTCAACCCGCTTCCGTAACCGCTGAGGATCTGACACCTGTCGTCAATATCTCATGGCATGAGGCTATCGCGTATTGTAATCAACTCTCGCAGCAAGCTGGACTCCTACCTTGTTATTCCGTAAGCTCAGATGGCGAGCATGTCACTTGGCATGAGGAAGCGAACGGTTATCGACTTCCGACCGAAGCCGAGTGGCAATATGCATGTAAAGCCGGAACCACGGCCTATCAATATGGAGAGCTGCATGAGATTGCTTGGTATCATGATAATTCCGAAGGCAGACGTCATAATGTAGGCCAAAAAGCGCCAAATGCCTGGGGGTTGTACGATATGCTGGGGAATGTCTGGGAATGGTGCTATGATCTCTATGATACCGAAGTATACGGTACCTACCGTATTTTCCGTGGAGGCAGCTGGGCTGAAGAGGCCCGGGGATGCGGGTCGACGTGCCGCAGACGCAGCCACCCCACCCTCCGTATCGACGATCTTGGCTTCCGTCTTGCCCGTTCGATATAA
- a CDS encoding copper amine oxidase N-terminal domain-containing protein: protein MRNIKMSIIVMGAIMLAAIFMLLIPSTAESKEKQIEVYTDQQPVAFSVAPLTYNGTTLVQLRPLFEALGIDIAWDPQTETISGKKGNQTFSLKLNSKTVQINGKPVALTTPGTTVKGHTLVPLRFVGEATGAVVGWNSTQQVISIYSEEFMKVKGLTRADAQVEANKGVPVAGQRAAARDFYAHWEMDVGGLRGCPNLCWDYYYFVNDKQVATTLPDGGIDALDCNRDACLSYEIKGNTIALSNGKSYSYKVVSDTELEIDGDKYTKYAPASGLKLQGKYESFSYSSSAGSGLASSLTYVFAKDGYFADSSFNGFTSDGSDSGDKSGISTRVMSESNASGTYTISDYTLLLNYKDGITKKLLFFLPEQPKVNMLRIGGRDFLLKEDQDSGTKKPQEQPYSDLLTTQNIAEKQVLFTFEPKRSDQVSNIKITLEGYQWAKLKIDAAHSSSFSGFGDQGVVALTAKYRIQNDSSELLKLSDLAVLLSLPQSSATVKATQTLAPKTSEVLQAGESVETMAVLLVPANHFDKNKDFELRFGPLLDMEGQDLFQGERIAFHIWKNL, encoded by the coding sequence ATGAGGAACATTAAAATGTCCATCATCGTGATGGGCGCTATCATGCTTGCAGCGATATTCATGCTCTTGATCCCTTCGACGGCAGAATCCAAAGAAAAGCAGATCGAAGTATATACAGATCAACAGCCGGTTGCATTTTCCGTTGCTCCGCTAACGTACAATGGCACGACCTTGGTTCAGCTTCGGCCGTTGTTTGAAGCGCTCGGTATTGATATCGCTTGGGATCCACAGACGGAGACGATTAGCGGTAAGAAAGGAAATCAGACTTTTTCGCTCAAGCTTAACAGCAAAACAGTGCAGATTAACGGGAAGCCGGTTGCGCTAACGACGCCGGGTACAACGGTCAAGGGTCATACGTTGGTTCCGCTGCGGTTTGTCGGAGAAGCGACGGGAGCGGTCGTGGGCTGGAATAGTACGCAGCAAGTGATCAGCATCTATAGCGAGGAATTCATGAAGGTCAAAGGACTTACAAGGGCAGACGCGCAAGTCGAAGCAAATAAAGGTGTTCCAGTCGCAGGCCAGAGAGCTGCAGCTCGAGATTTCTATGCCCATTGGGAAATGGATGTGGGAGGGCTTCGCGGGTGCCCGAATCTATGCTGGGATTATTATTACTTCGTTAACGATAAACAGGTGGCTACGACATTGCCGGATGGCGGTATCGACGCTCTCGATTGCAACCGCGATGCGTGTCTTTCGTATGAAATTAAAGGCAATACGATCGCACTAAGCAATGGAAAATCGTATTCGTATAAAGTGGTGTCGGATACAGAACTGGAGATTGATGGTGATAAATATACGAAATACGCGCCAGCCAGCGGCTTGAAGCTGCAAGGCAAATACGAATCGTTCAGTTACTCATCAAGTGCTGGCAGTGGATTGGCAAGCTCGCTCACATATGTCTTCGCCAAAGACGGGTACTTCGCGGACAGCAGCTTCAACGGATTCACATCGGACGGTTCGGATTCAGGCGATAAATCCGGCATATCCACGAGGGTTATGTCTGAATCCAATGCCTCTGGAACATACACGATTTCGGATTATACGCTCTTGCTCAACTATAAGGATGGCATAACAAAAAAGCTGTTATTTTTCTTGCCCGAACAACCTAAGGTCAATATGCTGCGAATTGGCGGCCGTGATTTCCTGTTGAAAGAGGATCAAGACAGCGGAACGAAGAAGCCGCAAGAACAGCCTTATTCCGATCTGCTAACGACGCAAAATATTGCCGAGAAGCAGGTGCTCTTTACCTTCGAGCCCAAGCGAAGCGATCAAGTGAGTAACATCAAGATTACGCTCGAAGGATATCAATGGGCGAAGCTGAAGATCGATGCGGCACATAGCAGCTCTTTCTCGGGATTTGGGGATCAGGGGGTTGTTGCGTTAACAGCGAAATATCGGATCCAGAATGATTCGTCGGAATTGCTAAAGCTAAGTGATTTGGCTGTATTGCTCTCGTTGCCGCAATCGTCCGCGACGGTGAAGGCAACGCAAACGTTAGCGCCGAAGACTAGCGAGGTGTTACAAGCGGGCGAAAGCGTAGAGACGATGGCGGTTTTGCTTGTGCCAGCGAATCACTTCGATAAGAACAAAGATTTCGAGCTGAGATTTGGTCCGTTGTTGGATATGGAAGGGCAGGATCTATTTCAAGGGGAACGAATAGCCTTTCATATTTGGAAGAACTTATAG
- a CDS encoding GNAT family N-acetyltransferase: MHEPRLVKDYKQHEMLRKSFDELAVKTFGISFEAWYQHGFWNDRYIPYSFAIGDQVIANVSVNLLDIMIDGENRSAIQIGTVMTHEDYRGQGLSRRLMTNVLEDFENQYDVMYLFANDAVLDYYPKFGFEAVEEEQCWMDYSPSRKEPAAIRKLNVHDPDDLQFINHFVSIRMPVSKRFGTIHTQGIFMFYALNIFSDDMYYLADEDVICVYKQENGHMEIYDLVHIREVNTHSILAKIAGIDTEKVTFYYTPDDPSLELKRIRCENGLFVRTNGRVQYPVHVKHPVTSIA; the protein is encoded by the coding sequence ATGCATGAACCTCGTTTGGTGAAAGACTATAAACAGCATGAAATGCTTAGGAAAAGTTTCGATGAACTAGCTGTTAAGACATTCGGAATCAGTTTTGAAGCGTGGTATCAGCATGGTTTTTGGAATGATCGGTATATTCCGTATTCATTCGCTATTGGGGACCAAGTGATTGCTAATGTCTCGGTGAACCTGCTTGATATTATGATCGACGGCGAAAATAGAAGCGCGATTCAAATCGGTACCGTCATGACGCATGAGGATTATCGAGGGCAGGGATTATCACGCCGATTAATGACCAACGTACTGGAAGATTTCGAGAACCAGTATGATGTGATGTATCTCTTCGCAAATGATGCAGTATTGGATTATTATCCGAAGTTTGGGTTCGAAGCGGTGGAGGAAGAGCAGTGTTGGATGGACTATTCGCCAAGCCGGAAGGAGCCTGCGGCTATTCGCAAGCTGAATGTGCATGATCCGGATGATCTGCAGTTCATTAATCATTTCGTATCCATAAGAATGCCGGTTTCGAAGCGGTTCGGAACCATACACACGCAAGGAATTTTTATGTTCTACGCTTTGAACATATTCAGCGATGATATGTATTATTTGGCGGATGAGGACGTTATTTGCGTGTATAAGCAAGAGAATGGCCATATGGAGATTTACGATCTGGTCCACATACGAGAGGTCAACACGCATTCGATTTTGGCGAAAATAGCAGGTATTGATACAGAAAAAGTCACATTCTACTATACCCCGGATGATCCTAGCCTTGAGCTGAAAAGGATTCGCTGCGAGAATGGGCTGTTTGTGAGGACGAATGGGAGAGTTCAATACCCGGTACATGTGAAGCATCCTGTGACATCGATCGCGTAA